In Pyrodictium occultum, the genomic window CCCCTGGCACGTGAACGTGCTCCAGCTGGCCCCCGGCGGTGTGCCCGGCAGGCTCACCGTGGTGTCTAGATCCGCGCTGGAAGCGCTCGCCAAGAGGTTTGATAGCATAATACTCGCATAGGGAGGTGGGCGGCGTGAGCGCCTGGAGCATCATAATAAGGCCGGTGCAGAGCGAGAAGGCTCTCAGGCTGATAGAGGAGCAGAACACGCTAACCTTCATAGTGGCCAGAAGCGCCACTAAGCACGACATAAAGAGGGCTGTTGAGCAAGCCTTCGGCGTCAAGGTCGAGAAGGTTAATACGCTGATAACGCCCCGCGGCGAGAAGAAGGCCTACGTCAAGCTGGCCCGGGGCTACAATGCCAGCGACGTGGCCGCTAGGCTAGGCATGCTCTAGCTTTTGGGCGTCCCCCTCCCTCCGCCTCCTCCAGGTCCTCCTCTAGGGGCGACGCGCCGCTCGCACCCCTCCCCGGGTCCCCCAGGCCTTAGCCTCTCCCCAGGAAAGCGTTGAAACCCCCAGCCTCTCTCCCAACACCGGGAGCTAGGCCCGCGCGAGTGCCCCGTGTCCCGGGGCCCGGTGAGCGCGTGGAGGCTCCACCCC contains:
- a CDS encoding 50S ribosomal protein L23, whose product is MSAWSIIIRPVQSEKALRLIEEQNTLTFIVARSATKHDIKRAVEQAFGVKVEKVNTLITPRGEKKAYVKLARGYNASDVAARLGML